The following proteins are encoded in a genomic region of Equus caballus isolate H_3958 breed thoroughbred unplaced genomic scaffold, TB-T2T haplotype1-0000016, whole genome shotgun sequence:
- the LOC138922872 gene encoding olfactory receptor 2M3-like has protein sequence MAWENQTINSGFILLGIFNHNPTHIFLFSLVLSIFTVAFMGNTAMVLLIYLDTQLHTPMYFLLSQLSLMDLMLICTTVPKMAFNYLSGKKYISLASCGTQIFFYVSLLGAECFLLAAMAYDHYVAICYPLRYSILTSQKICGLMAASSWILGSLDGIIEVAVALSFSYCGAREIPHFFCDVPALLTLSCTNTLLFQRMIFICCVIMLLFPVAVIIASYVHVIRAVIRMGTGDGRRKAFTTCSSHIMVVGMYYGAAMFIYMQPTSDRSPTQDKMVSAFYTIFTPMLNPLIYSLHNKEVARAFTKGRSSLESKLPNNLYALLFPLYSLLYV, from the coding sequence ATGGCATGGGAGAATCAAACCATCAACTCAGGCTTCATCCTGCTAGGAATCTTCAATCATAATCCCAcccacatctttctcttttctctggtctTGAGCATCTTCACAGTGGCCTTCATGGGAAACACTGCCATGGTTCTCCTCATCTACCTGGACACTCagctccacactcccatgtacttcctCCTCAGCCAACTGTCCCTCATGGACCTCATGCTCATTTGCACCACTGTACCCAAGATGGCTTTCAATTACTTGTCTGGCAAGAAGTACATCTCTCTGGCCAGTTGTGGAACCCAGATATTTTTCTATGTGTCCCTGCTTGGAGCTGAATGTTTCCTGTTGGCTGCAATGGCCTATGACCATTATGTTGCCATCTGCTACCCATTGCGATACTCAATTCTCACGAGCCAGAAAATCTGTGGTCTCATGGCAGCCTCCTCCTGGATTCTTGGCTCCCTTGATGGTATAATTGAAGTGGCAGTTGCATTATCCTTCTCATATTGCGGTGCCCGGgaaattcctcattttttctgTGATGTCCCTGCCCTGCTCACTCTTTCATGCACTAACACATTACTGTTTCAAAGGATGATATTTATCTGCTGTGTTATTATGCTTCTCTTCCCTGTAGCCGTAATCATTGCTTCTTATGTTCATGTTATTCGCGCTGTCATTCGCATGGGAACTGGAGATGGTCGCCGCAAAGCTTTCACCACCTGTTCCTCCCACATCATGGTGGTGGGAATGTACTATGGAGCAGCCATGTTCATATACATGCAACCCACTTCAGATCGTTCCCCGACCCAGGACAAGATGGTATCAGCTTTCTACACCATTTTTACACCCATGCTGAATCCCCTCATCTACAGCCTTCACAACAAGGAAGTGGCCAGAGCTTTCACAAAGGGAAGGTCAAGCCTGGAGAGTAAGTTGCCCAATAATCTTTATGCTTTGCTTTTTCCCCTATATTCTTTGCTGTATGTTTAA